CCACACCTACGCCGGCCAGATCGCCACCGCCAGCGAGGTGGTGACCGGCCTGCGCGCCGTGCAGGCGCTCAGCCAGGGCAATCTGGACGCCGCGCAAAGCCTGACCCAGGGCATGGCCTCGGCCCAGGCTGCCAGCCAGCAGGCCGACGAGATCAGCGCGCGCCAGCGTGCCGCCGAGCAGGCCCAGCTGCAGGCCAAGGCCGATGCCGATGCCGATACCGAGGCACAGGCCGCCCTCGCCAAGGCCCGGCAGGCCGATGCGGGTGAAACGCCGGCGGCCGTGGCCGCCAGCGACACCGCCCCGGCCGCGCTGGCGCCCGATGACAGCCCGCCGAGCACAGCCGCCACCCCCAGCGCCCCGGCCACCACCGTGGTCAGCCGCGGCCAGACGCTCGAGGCCATCGCCCGCGCCAACTATGGCGACCACTGGCGCGCCGGCCTGGCGCAGATGGCCATCGACAACGGCCTGAAGCTCAACCAGTGGGGCAGCCCGATGCTGCGCGTGGGCCAGGAGCTGGTGATGCCCGACCTGGGCGGCCGCTCCGATGCCGACCTGGCGGCCCTGGCCCGCACCGGCGGCCGCCTGATCGCCAGCAACAGCAACGGCCTGGCGGTGAAGGCCGAGCTGGAGCAGCGTGCGCGTGAAGCCGCGGCGGCCAAGATCGCCGAGGCCAATGCCCTGGCCCAGGCGCAGACGTCGGGCGCCTGGTCGGGTGGCTTCATGCAGGCCAGCTACTCGCCTGGCATGAGCGGCAGCCTGGTGCAGACCGGCTACCAGGGTTTTGGCTCGGGCCTTGGCAGCGGCTCGCCCTCGCTCTACAGCGACGCCAGCAACTCGGTGCCCGGCCCGGGTGGCGTGTGGGCCGCCGGCCAGCATTGGGCCGGCCTCGGGCGGCAGACCCTGGTCGACAACCCGATCCTCATCAAGCGCTGGGAAGGCACCACCAGCGCCTGGACCGGCAAGGGCGGCTTCACCAGCGGCCTGACCAACCTGCTCGAAGGCGGTGGCATCGAGGTGGCCGACCGCATCCACGCCTCACCGGCCGGCTCGCTGGGCCCGCGCTCGGGCGTGTCGTCCGGGGTGGCCAACAACGTCAACGGCGCCCTGGCTGAACAGGCCACGGCCGCGCGCTACAGCTCGCCCGGCACCGTGGTCAGCACCCAGCAGCCGCGGGCCAACGGCCGCATCGTCGACGTGGTGGTCGACGTGCCGGCTGCCGACCCGCGCTACAGCCAGCGCATCGAGATCGAATCGAAGGTGGGCCGCACCGGCCTGGATGGCGCCACCGGCCACATCACCAGCGAAGCCCTGCGCGACGCTGAAGCCCTGCGCGTCAACCGCACGGTGCGCCAGGCCGGCAACACCCTCGAGGTGGTGGGCCGCGTGGCCCGGCCGGTGGGCCTGGCGATGGACGTGATCGAGATCGGCCAGGCCTACCGTGCCGACGGCAACCGGATCGGCCAGAACACCGGCCGCGCGGCCAGCGGTGTGGCCGGCGGCGCGCTGGGCGGCTGGGGCGGCGCGGCGGCCGGCGCAGCCATCGGCACGGCCATCCTGCCCGGCGTTGGCACGGCCATCGGTGCCATCATCGGCGGTGTGGGCGGCGCCTGGGGCGGTGACGCCGCCGGACGCGCCACCTTCGATACAGTGCGCCGAGGCCCCTGAGCACAGGCCGCTTCGTCCCGTCACCCATTGCACGCCATGGCCAGCTGGTTCTCCCGACTCCTGAAACCATCCGAACCGGCCGCGGCCAGCAGCCTGCTGGCCCGCCAACTGGCCAGTTACCCGCCCTGCCCGGCCGCCCACCCGGGCCCGGCCAGCCGGTGGACGGCCGCGCAGGCGGCCGACAACTTTGGGCGCTTCATGCAGCAGCGTGAGCAGCGTCTGGCCGCGCTGCAAGGCCTGCTGGCCGGGCACGGCATCCAGTTCGAGGCCGTGCTCGACCACGGCGACACCGGCCCGCTGCTTGCCGCGCTGCACCAGTGGGCGCTGGCGTGCTGGCCCGGTGTGCGCGGCACGGCCCGCCCCGACCGGCAGGCCTGGCTGGCCAGCAGCCGCAGCGGGCCGCAGATCATGCATGCGCTGCTGCTCGACCTGGCCATCTTGCTGGGCGAGCTGATCGTGCGGCGCCGCAGCGGCATCCGCTGGGGCGTTGACAACAGCGACAGCAGCCGCGACGACGACATGCCCACCTGGCAGCGCGTGGTGCTGCTGGTGGACCGGCAGGCCCTGGCGCGCGAGCCCCAGGTGCTGGATGTGGAAGCCGTGGTCTTCGGCCGCTGGATGCGCATCGACAGCCCCACCGAGCGCCTGGTGGACGACTGGGCCGGCCTGCTGCAGGACGCGGTGGCAGGGCGTTACGAGGCCGCCTGAACGGGCGCCAGGGGCCCGGCCCGGCTCAGTGCCGAAAGCGCCCGTCGCGGTCGACGATGGCGGTGTCGACAAAGCCTGAGCCGGTGTGCTCGGTGGCGGTGTAGCGGAACTTGAAACCGGCGATGTCGAAGCTGGCATCGGCCAGCGCCTGCAGCAGGCTGGCGCGGCTGAGCTTGCGGCCCGGGCGTTTCAGCGCCTCGGCCAGCGCGCGGGTGGTCAGGTAGCCCTCCAGGCTGCCGTACGAAAAATCCTGATCACTGAACGCGGCGCGAAAGGCGGCCTGGTACTCGCGCGTCAGCGCGGTCTTGCGCTCCCACGGGCTGGGCACCACCTGGGTGAACACCATGCCGTGCGCCATGGCGCCCAGGCGCCGCGCCAGCTGGGTGGAGCCCGAGTTCACGCCATAGAACTGCGTGTTCAGGCCGGCCGCGCGGGTGCGCCGGATCAGCCGCTCGAACAGCGCGGCCGAACCGTGGTTGAAGACCATCTCGATGCGCTGCTCGGACAGCTTGCGCACCAGGGCGTCGATCTGCGCATCGCTCACATCGCCGCCCGCCGGCAGGCCCAGCAGCTCGGCCATGCCCAGGCCGCGCGCGGCCAGCCCGGCATTGGCCAGATGCTGGCGGCCCACGTCGGTGTCGGCGTGCAACAGCGCGCTGCGCTGCATGCCCAGGCGCTTGGCATGGGCCAGCAGCGCCATGAACTCGTCGCGGTGCGCCGCCCGCACCGGAAACACCAGTGGCTGGAACGGCAGACGCAGCGTGGGCGAGCCGGCCATCGGGCCGAACAGCGGCACCCGCTTGTCGGCCGCGGCCTTCATCACCGCGTTCGACGGCCCGCCTTCCACGCTGCCGAAGAGGATGAACACGCCCTCGTCGATCAGCTTGCGGGCATTGGCCTCGGCCCGCGTGGCCTGGCCTTCGTCGTCCAGCACCCGCAGCACCAGCTGCCGGCCGGCCACGCCACCGGCGCCGTTGATCTGCCGCAGCGCGGCCTCCACGCCATCGCGGATGGCCACGCCGTAGTCGTTCTTGCCGCCCTGCAGCGCCATGCTCTGCCCGATCAGGATCTGCCGGTCGGTGACGCCGGGGCTGGCCATGCCCTGGGCCTGCGACCCGGTGCTGGCCAGCAGGGCACCGGCACTGGCTGCCCGCAGCAATTGGCGACGGCTCAAGCCCGGTCGGGTGGATCGACTTGTCATG
The genomic region above belongs to Aquabacterium sp. OR-4 and contains:
- a CDS encoding ABC transporter substrate-binding protein, which encodes MSRRQLLRAASAGALLASTGSQAQGMASPGVTDRQILIGQSMALQGGKNDYGVAIRDGVEAALRQINGAGGVAGRQLVLRVLDDEGQATRAEANARKLIDEGVFILFGSVEGGPSNAVMKAAADKRVPLFGPMAGSPTLRLPFQPLVFPVRAAHRDEFMALLAHAKRLGMQRSALLHADTDVGRQHLANAGLAARGLGMAELLGLPAGGDVSDAQIDALVRKLSEQRIEMVFNHGSAALFERLIRRTRAAGLNTQFYGVNSGSTQLARRLGAMAHGMVFTQVVPSPWERKTALTREYQAAFRAAFSDQDFSYGSLEGYLTTRALAEALKRPGRKLSRASLLQALADASFDIAGFKFRYTATEHTGSGFVDTAIVDRDGRFRH